In Legionella beliardensis, the following are encoded in one genomic region:
- the groES gene encoding co-chaperone GroES, which produces MKIRPLHDRVVVRRLEEERTTAGGIVIPDSATEKPMRGEVVAIGPGKNLENGDVRGLAVKVGETVLFGKYSGTEVKIDGEELVVMREEDILGIIEK; this is translated from the coding sequence ATGAAAATTCGTCCGTTGCACGATCGCGTTGTTGTTCGTCGTCTGGAAGAAGAGCGCACAACAGCAGGCGGTATCGTTATCCCCGATAGTGCTACTGAAAAGCCTATGCGCGGTGAAGTAGTTGCAATTGGCCCAGGCAAAAACTTAGAAAATGGTGATGTCCGAGGGTTAGCTGTTAAAGTAGGCGAGACAGTTTTATTTGGTAAGTACTCAGGTACAGAAGTTAAGATTGATGGTGAAGAACTAGTCGTCATGCGTGAAGAAGATATCTTAGGCATAATCGAAAAGTAA
- a CDS encoding hemerythrin domain-containing protein — translation MSIFTYLKKDHRVAQSLMDKIMRLDSDATEERDKLFNQLKKELIIHSKAEEKVFYEPLKKEPATEEEIPHAKEEHAEVEEMLDRLSDKSLNGAAWMQLFKKMADSLQHHIEEEEHEIFTDAKKELTSEEAQQMEIAMQKEKKLVEKKIDISLRDAK, via the coding sequence ATGAGTATTTTCACTTATCTTAAAAAAGATCATAGAGTGGCACAAAGTCTCATGGATAAAATAATGCGCCTAGATTCAGATGCTACAGAAGAAAGAGATAAGTTATTTAATCAGTTAAAAAAAGAGCTAATTATTCATAGTAAAGCAGAAGAAAAAGTGTTTTATGAACCATTAAAAAAAGAGCCTGCCACTGAAGAGGAAATACCTCATGCTAAAGAAGAACATGCTGAAGTAGAAGAAATGCTTGACCGTTTATCAGATAAGTCCTTAAACGGTGCTGCTTGGATGCAACTATTTAAAAAAATGGCAGATTCCCTACAGCATCATATCGAAGAAGAGGAACATGAAATTTTTACCGATGCAAAAAAAGAATTGACGTCTGAAGAGGCTCAGCAAATGGAAATCGCTATGCAAAAAGAGAAAAAATTAGTAGAGAAAAAAATAGACATTTCGCTGCGTGACGCAAAGTAG
- a CDS encoding spermidine synthase gives MIQLLFSISLFLSASLLFIIQPMVAKSLLPIYGGTPAVWTVCMLFFQALLLLAYGYAWALSYINHNWYWRLIHAGVLLLSVLWLPLYLTTSSANPVHSPDLIILKSLFMQLGLPLLVIASSAPLLQFAFSHTKSKKAPDPYFLYVASNIGSLLALLSYPWAVERWVDLSAQYQYWNDGFKLYLVLITSILFFVPYSYSKKIQAKRQSLSYYQLFTWISYSFIPCSLMLGVTFYISTDIAATPLFWVIPLALYLLSFIITFAQKPLIPHQWVVNNALLFAIFPLLAFILGVNSLSAYQLIIIHLAYFFIIALLCHGELVQRRPAAEHLTSFYVCLALGGVLAGLFNGLLAPRLFQGPYEYPLVVALSFLCFRLPLRGLNYTPLIIALLLLGSFFLPNLPWLNWVKKYHLAEFSSIIIMVIWARSCINLFVATVILFIFIFSPWFKHMPILAQQRNFYGIKQVSTIASGHALISQSTVHGIQVFSGQSTLLGTTSYYGPPALVIELLQQVPLLRSILIGLGTGTMVCQFRQSDQLEVIDIDEQVINIADNPRFFTYLRDCLAKPVITQGDGRLVLQQREKSSTDLLIIDAFSSDSIPTHLLTYEAFKLYKQKLTANGVLLVHISNRHINLLPVLTAIGRKLDWVVLHQYHTGNSKLGQFSSEWVVLTPNEPFAIELLRKNAGWKFVTTQKTMLWTDNYSNLIPLLKY, from the coding sequence GTGATTCAATTATTATTTTCCATTAGTCTATTTTTAAGTGCTTCCTTATTATTCATTATACAGCCCATGGTTGCTAAGAGTCTGCTTCCTATCTATGGTGGGACACCTGCAGTATGGACCGTATGCATGCTTTTTTTTCAAGCGTTGCTACTATTAGCTTACGGTTATGCTTGGGCTTTAAGTTATATTAATCACAATTGGTATTGGCGTTTAATCCATGCAGGTGTTTTGCTGTTAAGTGTTTTATGGTTACCACTTTATCTTACAACAAGCTCAGCAAATCCCGTACATTCCCCGGATTTAATTATTTTAAAAAGCTTATTTATGCAATTGGGTTTGCCTTTATTGGTTATTGCATCATCAGCGCCATTGCTACAATTTGCTTTTAGTCATACTAAAAGTAAAAAAGCCCCTGATCCCTATTTTTTATACGTAGCTAGTAATATAGGTAGTCTATTAGCTTTACTTAGTTATCCTTGGGCTGTTGAGCGCTGGGTTGATTTGAGCGCCCAATATCAGTACTGGAATGACGGCTTTAAACTCTATCTTGTTTTGATAACTAGTATTTTATTTTTTGTACCCTATTCTTATTCTAAGAAAATTCAAGCGAAGCGGCAGTCGCTTTCTTATTATCAGTTATTTACTTGGATAAGCTATAGCTTTATTCCTTGTAGCTTAATGTTAGGTGTCACGTTTTATATTTCTACTGATATTGCAGCAACCCCATTATTTTGGGTTATTCCTTTAGCGCTTTATTTGTTAAGTTTTATTATTACTTTTGCCCAAAAGCCACTTATACCTCATCAGTGGGTAGTTAATAATGCGCTCCTTTTTGCTATTTTTCCTCTCTTAGCTTTTATATTAGGCGTTAATAGTCTTTCAGCTTATCAATTAATTATTATACATCTAGCTTATTTTTTTATTATTGCTTTACTTTGTCATGGTGAGTTAGTGCAACGTCGGCCTGCTGCCGAGCATTTAACTAGTTTTTATGTCTGTTTAGCGCTGGGCGGTGTCTTAGCTGGTTTGTTTAATGGATTACTTGCGCCGCGGTTATTCCAAGGCCCTTATGAATACCCGCTTGTAGTTGCTTTGTCTTTTTTATGTTTTCGTCTGCCTTTAAGAGGGTTAAACTATACGCCACTCATCATTGCTTTGTTATTATTAGGTAGTTTTTTCTTACCTAATCTACCTTGGTTAAATTGGGTTAAGAAATACCATCTCGCTGAGTTTAGTTCCATAATAATCATGGTTATTTGGGCTAGAAGTTGTATAAATCTTTTTGTAGCAACGGTTATTTTATTTATTTTTATTTTTAGTCCCTGGTTTAAACACATGCCAATTTTAGCTCAGCAGCGAAATTTTTATGGTATTAAGCAAGTCTCAACAATAGCTAGTGGGCATGCCTTAATTAGCCAAAGCACTGTCCATGGGATTCAGGTCTTTAGTGGGCAAAGTACCTTGTTAGGAACAACATCTTATTATGGCCCACCAGCGTTAGTCATTGAACTTCTGCAACAGGTTCCCTTATTACGATCTATCCTTATTGGCTTAGGAACCGGTACCATGGTTTGTCAATTTAGACAATCTGATCAACTGGAAGTGATTGATATTGATGAGCAAGTGATTAATATTGCTGATAACCCTCGCTTCTTTACTTATCTGAGAGATTGCTTGGCAAAGCCTGTTATTACACAGGGGGATGGGCGATTAGTTTTACAGCAAAGAGAAAAGTCTAGTACCGATCTACTTATTATTGACGCTTTTTCCTCCGATTCTATCCCTACTCATCTTTTAACTTATGAAGCATTTAAACTGTATAAGCAAAAATTAACTGCAAATGGTGTATTATTAGTACACATTAGTAATCGGCATATTAATCTTTTACCTGTTTTAACAGCAATAGGGCGGAAATTAGATTGGGTCGTGTTACATCAATATCACACTGGCAACTCTAAATTAGGTCAATTTTCTTCTGAATGGGTAGTGTTAACGCCTAATGAACCGTTTGCAATAGAGTTGCTGCGCAAAAATGCAGGGTGGAAATTTGTTACCACCCAAAAGACGATGCTATGGACTGATAATTATTCTAATTTAATTCCTCTATTGAAATACTAA
- a CDS encoding multidrug effflux MFS transporter — MTRNYQTSQELQLLILIIFISSLGQINSDLYLPSLPNMANKLQVSTTWIQMTVVIYMVGFSVSQLVYGAWSDAIGRRKPLITGLVIVFLGSVLCCLAPTIHILLLGRFLQGLGAGAGLALTRPILRDLFENKKLAIYNSYLSISSVVVLSAAPILGGYIEHFAGWRYNFLFLSVYNFTILYLFYLKLPETSQYYHQDNFQPAIIFNNMMYLLKSNLFLKFVLPSLLTYAGILACMTALPIVLQGKVGLSPVQFGWLSILVGSGFAFGGFINARLVGIYGINAMMIFGFLSQFSAGLFMLVFYLLSYLNTWVIIIPIIIFMFGSSLVFPNSSTGALIPFPKIAGTAGAVFGFMQILGGAFASGLIAFFHDENQLPMAIAFLLTSVLSIILFYLLKPTT; from the coding sequence ATGACAAGAAATTATCAAACAAGTCAAGAATTACAATTATTAATACTCATTATTTTTATTTCTTCGTTAGGTCAAATTAACTCTGATTTATATTTGCCTTCATTGCCAAATATGGCAAACAAACTTCAGGTAAGCACTACTTGGATTCAAATGACGGTGGTTATTTATATGGTAGGATTTAGTGTGTCACAACTTGTTTATGGTGCCTGGTCAGATGCCATTGGCAGAAGAAAACCTTTAATTACGGGATTAGTTATCGTTTTTTTAGGTAGTGTATTATGTTGTCTCGCGCCAACTATTCATATTTTACTTCTGGGACGCTTTCTGCAAGGACTTGGTGCAGGCGCAGGGTTAGCCTTAACACGTCCAATTTTAAGAGATTTATTCGAAAATAAAAAATTAGCTATCTACAATTCATACTTATCAATATCCAGTGTCGTTGTTTTGTCTGCAGCACCAATCTTAGGTGGCTACATTGAACATTTTGCAGGCTGGCGGTATAACTTTCTTTTTTTAAGCGTTTATAATTTTACTATTCTTTATTTGTTTTATCTAAAACTTCCTGAAACCAGCCAATATTATCATCAAGATAATTTTCAACCAGCCATTATTTTTAATAATATGATGTACTTACTCAAATCTAATCTTTTCTTAAAATTTGTCCTACCTTCTTTATTGACTTATGCAGGCATTCTAGCTTGTATGACCGCCTTGCCTATCGTATTACAAGGAAAAGTAGGCCTATCGCCCGTTCAGTTTGGCTGGCTTTCTATATTAGTTGGCTCAGGTTTTGCCTTTGGTGGGTTTATTAATGCGCGATTAGTAGGAATATATGGCATTAATGCCATGATGATTTTTGGATTTTTAAGCCAATTTAGCGCTGGCCTCTTTATGTTAGTATTTTATTTGCTAAGTTATCTTAATACTTGGGTCATTATTATTCCTATCATTATTTTTATGTTTGGCTCAAGCCTTGTATTTCCTAATTCCTCCACAGGCGCTTTAATACCTTTTCCTAAAATTGCTGGTACAGCTGGAGCAGTATTTGGTTTTATGCAAATTTTAGGGGGAGCGTTCGCAAGTGGCCTAATCGCCTTTTTTCATGATGAAAATCAATTACCTATGGCTATAGCATTTTTGCTGACATCTGTATTATCTATCATTCTCTTTTATCTATTAAAGCCTACCACATGA
- the groL gene encoding chaperonin GroEL (60 kDa chaperone family; promotes refolding of misfolded polypeptides especially under stressful conditions; forms two stacked rings of heptamers to form a barrel-shaped 14mer; ends can be capped by GroES; misfolded proteins enter the barrel where they are refolded when GroES binds) — MAKDLRFGDSARQKILAGANGLADAVRVTMGPKGRNVVIERSFGAPTITKDGVSVAKEIEFEERFENMGAQMLKEVASKTSDAAGDGTTTATVLACAIMVEGHKAVAAGMNPMDLKRGIDKAVIAITKDLQSMSKPCKDSKAIAQVGTISANSDEAVGAIIAEAMEKVGKEGVITVEDGNGLENELAVVEGMQFDRGYISPYFINNQQNMSAELENPFILLVDKKISSIRDMLSVLESVAKSGRPLLIIAEDVEGEALATLVVNNMRGIVKVCAVKAPGFGDRRKAMLQDIAILTNAQVISEEIGKSLEGATIDDLGTAKRVVVTKENTTIIDGEGKADDINARVTQIRAQMEETTSDYDREKLQERVAKLAGGVAVIKVGAATEVEMKEKKARVEDALHATRAAVEEGIVAGGGVALIRAQRALEGLKGDNSDQDMGINILRRAIESPLRQIVTNAGYEASVVVNKVTEGKDNFGFNAATGEYGDMIEFGILDPTKVTRTALQNAASIASLMLTTECMVADLPKKNDAGIDAGAMGGMGGMGGMGGMM, encoded by the coding sequence ATGGCTAAAGATTTACGTTTTGGTGACTCAGCGCGCCAAAAAATACTTGCTGGTGCGAATGGCTTAGCTGACGCGGTACGTGTCACTATGGGTCCAAAAGGCCGAAATGTTGTAATAGAACGTTCTTTCGGCGCACCTACTATTACTAAAGACGGTGTATCTGTTGCAAAAGAAATTGAATTTGAAGAGCGTTTTGAAAACATGGGCGCCCAAATGCTAAAAGAAGTTGCTTCTAAAACTTCTGATGCAGCAGGAGATGGTACAACAACGGCTACCGTTCTTGCTTGTGCGATCATGGTTGAAGGTCATAAAGCAGTTGCGGCTGGCATGAACCCAATGGATTTAAAGCGCGGTATTGATAAAGCAGTGATTGCAATTACTAAAGATTTACAATCAATGTCTAAGCCATGCAAAGATAGCAAAGCGATTGCACAAGTAGGTACAATATCTGCAAACTCTGACGAAGCAGTTGGTGCTATTATTGCTGAAGCAATGGAAAAAGTTGGTAAAGAAGGCGTTATCACTGTTGAAGATGGCAATGGCCTTGAAAATGAATTGGCTGTTGTTGAAGGTATGCAGTTTGATCGCGGTTATATCTCTCCATACTTTATTAATAATCAACAAAACATGAGTGCTGAGCTTGAAAACCCATTCATTCTGTTAGTTGATAAGAAAATTTCTAGCATTCGCGATATGTTGTCTGTATTAGAAAGTGTTGCTAAATCAGGCCGACCTTTATTAATTATTGCTGAAGATGTTGAAGGCGAAGCCTTGGCTACTTTAGTTGTTAATAACATGCGTGGCATTGTTAAAGTTTGTGCTGTGAAAGCACCTGGTTTTGGCGATCGTCGTAAAGCAATGTTGCAAGATATTGCTATCTTAACTAATGCTCAAGTTATTTCTGAAGAAATTGGTAAGAGCCTTGAAGGTGCGACAATTGATGATCTTGGTACTGCGAAGCGTGTTGTTGTAACTAAAGAAAATACCACAATCATTGATGGTGAAGGTAAAGCTGACGATATCAATGCGCGCGTTACACAAATCCGTGCTCAAATGGAAGAAACGACTTCTGATTATGATCGCGAAAAATTACAGGAGCGTGTTGCTAAATTAGCTGGTGGTGTTGCGGTTATCAAAGTTGGTGCTGCTACTGAAGTTGAAATGAAAGAGAAAAAAGCACGCGTTGAAGATGCGCTTCATGCAACTCGTGCTGCTGTTGAAGAAGGTATCGTTGCTGGTGGTGGTGTTGCCTTAATCCGCGCTCAAAGAGCGTTAGAAGGATTAAAAGGTGATAATTCTGATCAGGATATGGGTATTAATATTCTTCGTCGTGCTATTGAATCACCTTTACGTCAAATCGTTACTAACGCAGGCTATGAAGCATCTGTTGTAGTAAATAAAGTAACTGAAGGTAAAGATAACTTTGGTTTCAATGCTGCTACTGGTGAATACGGTGACATGATTGAATTTGGTATCTTAGATCCCACTAAAGTTACTCGTACTGCATTACAAAATGCTGCTTCTATTGCAAGCTTAATGCTTACTACTGAGTGCATGGTTGCTGATCTGCCTAAGAAAAATGATGCAGGTATAGATGCTGGCGCTATGGGTGGCATGGGCGGTATGGGTGGTATGGGCGGCATGATGTAA
- a CDS encoding Dps family protein, with amino-acid sequence MKDVISQLSILLADTYALYLKTQNYHWHVKGAQFKALHELFERQYQELAEAVDEVAERILILGHKAPATFNEYNQLKRVKDGNSGISANEMVKELANDHGTLIKDLNQSLKLAQEQADEGTVTLLSDRIAAHEKSRWMLSASSEA; translated from the coding sequence ATGAAAGATGTTATTAGCCAACTTTCTATTCTGCTAGCAGATACCTATGCTTTGTATTTAAAAACTCAAAACTATCATTGGCATGTGAAAGGCGCGCAATTTAAAGCGTTGCATGAATTATTCGAAAGGCAATATCAAGAGTTAGCGGAAGCAGTTGATGAAGTTGCAGAGCGTATTTTGATTCTAGGTCACAAAGCGCCAGCAACATTTAATGAGTATAATCAATTAAAGCGTGTTAAAGATGGTAATTCTGGCATTTCAGCGAATGAAATGGTCAAAGAATTAGCCAATGATCATGGCACGTTAATTAAAGACTTAAATCAATCACTTAAATTAGCTCAAGAGCAAGCTGATGAGGGAACGGTAACTTTATTAAGCGATCGCATTGCAGCACATGAAAAATCTCGCTGGATGTTAAGTGCTTCAAGTGAAGCTTAA
- a CDS encoding Kdo hydroxylase family protein, whose protein sequence is MTESLFSLPILDLNQIDSTTQQASLQALESGNVIYFPNYFFNFPQLDKFLTEEILDGHHKNISFDYRTSKLGGIKKKTNDAFKLHIELKEFMQQYANFARNLVTTLLPQYQQHLQWGRTSYRPAQILGRPTSKRKDDTRLHVDSFAASPVNGLRILRVFCNINPHGEPRVWHLGEPFDRVIQRFAKQIPDYRASVAKLLKLVKVTKTLRSAYDHYQLQLHDRMKLDDNYQQTVEKKLINFAAQSTWLVFTDQVSHAALSGQFLLEQTFYLPVSAMASPNLSPLNYWQQEKLTSRQSE, encoded by the coding sequence ATGACTGAATCTCTGTTTTCCCTACCTATTTTAGATTTAAATCAAATAGATAGTACTACCCAGCAAGCTAGCCTTCAGGCGCTTGAATCTGGAAATGTCATTTATTTTCCTAATTATTTTTTTAATTTTCCGCAACTAGATAAGTTTTTGACAGAAGAAATTTTAGATGGTCACCATAAAAATATTAGCTTTGACTACCGTACTAGCAAGTTAGGTGGGATTAAGAAAAAAACTAATGATGCATTTAAGCTTCACATCGAACTTAAAGAATTTATGCAGCAGTATGCTAATTTTGCTAGAAATTTAGTCACCACCCTGCTGCCCCAATATCAACAGCATTTACAATGGGGGCGAACGAGCTATCGTCCGGCGCAAATTCTAGGCCGCCCTACTTCAAAACGTAAAGATGATACGAGGCTGCATGTTGATTCTTTTGCCGCATCGCCTGTGAATGGCTTAAGGATTTTGCGCGTCTTTTGTAATATTAATCCCCATGGTGAGCCCCGTGTTTGGCACCTTGGAGAGCCTTTTGACCGAGTAATACAACGCTTTGCTAAACAAATTCCTGATTATCGCGCTTCGGTCGCAAAATTACTAAAACTCGTTAAAGTAACTAAAACCTTACGATCAGCCTATGATCACTATCAATTACAATTACATGATCGCATGAAATTAGATGACAATTATCAACAAACAGTAGAAAAAAAACTGATTAACTTTGCTGCCCAGAGCACTTGGTTAGTCTTTACTGATCAGGTTTCACATGCAGCATTAAGTGGACAATTTTTACTTGAGCAAACTTTTTATTTACCTGTCAGTGCCATGGCTAGTCCGAATTTATCACCACTTAATTATTGGCAACAAGAAAAACTAACTAGTCGACAAAGTGAGTAG
- a CDS encoding DUF892 family protein, producing MTTLVGTQEHFHDALYELCELDYDAIEAYEAAINRLDNADYRTKLTEFKNDHQRHVQEITSLLKSHQAKVPDGPSAKQLLAQGKVVLANMFGDEAILKAMLSNEVDTNTAYERMNSHKNKWPEAAEILSRGWNDEKRHKQWLDAIINTAK from the coding sequence ATGACAACATTAGTTGGAACGCAAGAGCATTTTCATGATGCTCTCTATGAACTTTGTGAGCTTGACTATGATGCTATCGAAGCTTATGAAGCAGCAATTAATCGCCTTGATAATGCTGATTATCGCACTAAATTAACAGAATTTAAAAATGACCATCAAAGACATGTACAAGAAATAACCTCACTTCTTAAAAGTCATCAAGCTAAAGTACCAGATGGGCCTAGTGCTAAGCAATTATTAGCACAAGGTAAGGTTGTTTTGGCTAATATGTTTGGTGATGAGGCTATTTTAAAAGCGATGTTGAGTAACGAAGTAGATACAAATACAGCTTATGAGCGAATGAATTCTCATAAGAATAAATGGCCTGAGGCGGCTGAGATTTTAAGTCGAGGATGGAATGATGAAAAGCGTCATAAACAGTGGTTAGATGCTATTATTAATACAGCTAAATAA
- a CDS encoding DDE-type integrase/transposase/recombinase produces MPWKETVAMREKLKFISNYMEKSFASFAELCVFYGISRKTGYKYVKQFEESGIDGLKERSRAPHQHGLKTSGWIEESILSVREKHKTWGGKKIYNWLHQEYPNTAWPAKSTIDDILKRNGLVRKRRARGDVAPYHESFSLCTSPNDVWSIDFKGHFYLGNKRRCYPLTVTDNFSRYLLDIRAFETISSLTTKEALERLFKTYGLPKAIKSDNGVPFASTGIAGLSKLSIWLIKLGIIPERIRKGHPEENGRHERMHLTLKLETTLPPMDNHWAQQRCFDEFRTVFNEERPHEGIDFQRPLWLYSNSARSFPQTLPKIEYDTRHVETRRVRSNGTIKWKGKEIFLSELLIGETIGFIPRSEEQWNLHFSFMPISIFNEREQKMYKI; encoded by the coding sequence ATGCCTTGGAAAGAGACTGTTGCTATGAGAGAGAAACTAAAATTTATATCAAATTATATGGAAAAGAGCTTTGCTAGTTTTGCAGAGCTATGCGTTTTTTACGGCATCAGTAGAAAGACGGGTTATAAGTATGTGAAGCAATTTGAAGAGTCAGGTATAGATGGACTAAAAGAACGCTCTAGGGCCCCCCATCAGCATGGTTTAAAAACCTCTGGGTGGATAGAGGAAAGTATCTTATCAGTACGTGAGAAGCACAAAACTTGGGGAGGCAAAAAGATTTACAATTGGCTTCATCAAGAATACCCAAACACGGCTTGGCCAGCCAAAAGTACAATAGATGACATTCTTAAAAGAAATGGCTTAGTAAGAAAACGAAGAGCTCGAGGCGATGTCGCACCTTACCATGAGTCGTTTTCTTTGTGCACCAGCCCAAATGATGTTTGGAGTATCGATTTCAAGGGCCACTTTTATTTAGGCAATAAAAGGCGTTGCTATCCATTGACCGTGACTGATAATTTTAGTCGTTATCTTTTAGATATCAGAGCATTCGAGACGATATCAAGTTTAACAACAAAAGAAGCACTAGAGAGACTTTTTAAAACCTATGGCTTACCTAAAGCCATTAAAAGTGATAATGGCGTACCCTTTGCCAGTACAGGTATTGCAGGCTTATCTAAATTATCTATCTGGTTAATTAAATTGGGAATTATACCTGAGAGGATAAGAAAAGGGCATCCAGAAGAAAATGGCAGGCACGAACGGATGCATTTAACTTTAAAATTGGAAACAACGCTACCGCCAATGGACAACCACTGGGCTCAACAAAGATGTTTTGATGAATTTAGAACAGTATTTAATGAAGAAAGACCTCATGAAGGAATTGATTTTCAACGCCCCCTTTGGCTCTACTCGAATTCGGCGCGCTCTTTTCCACAGACATTACCTAAAATAGAATACGATACAAGACACGTGGAAACTAGACGAGTCAGAAGCAACGGCACGATTAAATGGAAAGGAAAGGAAATCTTTTTATCTGAGTTGTTAATCGGGGAAACTATTGGCTTTATACCCCGAAGTGAAGAGCAATGGAATCTACATTTCTCTTTTATGCCCATTTCTATTTTTAATGAAAGAGAACAAAAAATGTATAAAATATGA
- the parE gene encoding DNA topoisomerase IV subunit B, producing the protein MSENYTAQAIEVLSGLEPVQRRPGMYTDTTRPNHLAQEVIDNSVDEVIAGYANCITVTLHQDNSVEVEDNGRGMPVDLHPQIGLSGVEVIMTRLHAGGKFSDKNYTFSGGLHGVGVSVVNALSERVEVTIKRNGVIYQMCFANGEKTQELNEIGVVKKRDTGTIIRFWPNPKYFDSAKFSVKQLMHVLRAKAVLCPGLAMTFINQINQEKTYWCFEKGLVDYLKQSLPADYFPDEPFTGEFTSDEATVDWAVAWSSQPSTSGLNESYVNLIPTIQGGTHVNGLRAGLFDALSAFCDLRNLLPRGVKLTADDLWEPCHYILSVKMKEPQFAGQTKERLSSRQTAAFVTNVIKDAFALWLNHHRSYGEAIAAFAIERAQKRLKQSKQVARKRVSQGPALPGKLADCLQLDLNQAELFLVEGDSAGGSAKQARNKDFQAILPLRGKILNTWEIDSSHVLASQEIHDISVAIGVDPGSDDISGLRYGKLCILADADSDGAHIATLICALFLRHFKPLVKAGHVFVAMPPLYRIDAGKQVHYALDDEEKQKIIAKMTKLNSGKINVQRFKGLGEMNPMQLRETTMDPNTRRLVQLTLEDEQNTISIMDMMLAKKRATDRKAWLEDKGNLADPAL; encoded by the coding sequence ATGTCTGAGAATTATACGGCTCAAGCAATTGAAGTATTAAGCGGTCTTGAACCAGTACAGCGTCGGCCGGGAATGTACACTGACACTACTAGACCTAACCATTTAGCACAAGAAGTCATAGACAATAGTGTTGATGAAGTTATTGCAGGCTACGCTAATTGTATTACCGTCACCCTTCATCAAGATAATTCAGTGGAAGTAGAAGATAATGGCCGTGGTATGCCTGTGGATCTCCACCCGCAAATCGGCTTAAGTGGTGTAGAAGTTATTATGACGCGCTTACATGCTGGCGGTAAATTCTCAGATAAAAATTATACGTTTTCAGGCGGATTGCATGGTGTGGGCGTTTCTGTCGTTAACGCGCTCTCTGAGCGTGTTGAAGTCACTATTAAACGTAATGGCGTCATTTACCAAATGTGTTTTGCTAATGGTGAAAAAACACAAGAATTAAATGAAATAGGTGTGGTTAAAAAAAGAGATACTGGAACTATTATTCGTTTCTGGCCTAATCCTAAGTATTTTGATTCGGCAAAATTTTCAGTTAAACAATTGATGCATGTATTAAGAGCCAAAGCAGTTCTTTGTCCAGGCTTGGCAATGACTTTTATTAATCAAATTAATCAAGAAAAAACCTATTGGTGCTTTGAAAAAGGTCTAGTTGATTACCTAAAACAATCACTACCTGCTGATTATTTCCCTGATGAACCTTTTACCGGCGAATTTACTAGTGACGAGGCTACCGTGGATTGGGCAGTTGCCTGGTCTAGTCAACCTTCAACCTCAGGATTAAATGAAAGTTATGTTAATTTAATTCCTACTATTCAAGGCGGTACACACGTTAATGGCTTACGAGCTGGGTTATTTGATGCTTTATCTGCTTTCTGTGATTTGCGTAACTTATTGCCCCGCGGTGTTAAACTTACAGCAGATGATTTATGGGAACCTTGTCATTATATACTTTCAGTCAAAATGAAAGAGCCGCAATTTGCTGGTCAAACTAAAGAGAGATTGAGCTCACGACAAACAGCAGCTTTTGTCACCAATGTAATTAAGGATGCATTTGCTCTGTGGCTTAATCATCATCGAAGCTATGGTGAAGCAATTGCTGCATTTGCTATTGAACGCGCGCAAAAGCGACTTAAACAATCCAAACAAGTTGCCCGTAAACGTGTAAGCCAAGGCCCTGCTCTGCCAGGTAAGCTAGCCGACTGCTTACAACTTGATTTAAATCAGGCTGAACTATTTTTAGTTGAAGGTGATTCCGCAGGAGGTTCTGCAAAACAAGCGCGTAATAAGGATTTTCAAGCCATTTTACCTTTACGAGGTAAAATTCTTAATACCTGGGAAATTGATTCTTCTCATGTCTTAGCTTCACAAGAAATTCATGATATTTCAGTTGCAATCGGTGTTGATCCGGGATCTGATGATATATCGGGTTTGCGTTATGGTAAGCTGTGTATTTTAGCTGACGCCGACTCTGATGGCGCTCATATTGCCACTTTAATCTGTGCTTTATTCCTTCGCCATTTTAAACCCTTAGTGAAAGCTGGCCATGTGTTTGTTGCCATGCCACCTCTTTATAGAATCGATGCAGGCAAACAAGTTCACTATGCACTTGATGATGAAGAAAAGCAAAAAATTATTGCCAAAATGACCAAATTAAATAGTGGTAAAATTAATGTTCAACGCTTTAAGGGCTTAGGCGAGATGAATCCCATGCAATTACGTGAAACAACCATGGATCCTAATACACGGCGATTAGTGCAGTTAACCCTCGAAGATGAACAAAATACAATATCTATTATGGATATGATGCTTGCAAAAAAACGAGCCACGGATCGTAAAGCTTGGTTAGAAGACAAAGGTAATTTAGCTGATCCAGCATTATAA